The proteins below are encoded in one region of Triticum aestivum cultivar Chinese Spring chromosome 1B, IWGSC CS RefSeq v2.1, whole genome shotgun sequence:
- the LOC123124376 gene encoding STE20/SPS1-related proline-alanine-rich protein kinase isoform X2: MGRNGSIKRGAAAAAPPSFTVNPADYRLMEEVGYGAHAVVYRALFLPRNQTVAVKCLDLDQLNNNIDEVQREAQIMSLIDHPNVIRAYCSFVVEHSLWVIMPFMTEGSCLHLMKIAYPEGFEEPVIASILKETLKALEYLHRQGQIHRDIKAGNILIDSAGVVKLGDFGVSACMFDRGDRQRSRNTFVGTPCWMAPEVLQPGTGYNFKADIWSFGITALELAHGHAPFSKYPPMKVLLMTLQNAPPGLDYDRDRRFSKAFKEMVAMCLVKDQTKRPTAEKLLKHSFFKTAKPPESTMKGMLTDLPPLWERVKALQLKDAAQLALKKMPSSEQEALSLSEYQRGVSAWHFDIEDLKAQASLIYEDESSETKEDDVAARIIESEKSLYSRTPSGQSSSANENTCSEETSTTNPDCRRMPNGHENSRSENDSLPSTSKEPESKYWRTNVGQKQQTSGGPVEGGVNSSTAERSHNFERDATADKHGSDTRRASNLSGPLSLPTRASANSYSAPIRSSGGYVDSLGDKSKRSVVHIKGRFSVTSENVDLAKVQEIPLSSISRKSPQGIQLRKSASVGDWIVNAKPMSNSHHLKELCNSSVSSSVLIPHLENLVQQTTLQQDLIVNLLSSMQQNEKADGAQSGTASQVRNMQSETVVETSNTEKERSLLVKISELQSRMITLTDELISAKQKHVQLQQELNALYCREEIEDIRDEDNEET; the protein is encoded by the exons ATGGGCAGGAACGGAAGCATCAAGCGGGGCGCGGCCGCCGCGGCGCCTCCGTCGTTCACAGTGAACCCGGCCGACTACCGGCTCATGGAGGAGGTGGGCTACGGCGCGCACGCCGTCGTGTACCGCGCGCTCTTCCTCCCCAGGAACCAGACCGTTGCCGTCAAGTGCCTGGATCTCGACCAGCTCAACAACAACATC GATGAAGTACAAAGGGAGGCTCAAATAATGAGCTTGATCGATCACCCTAATGTCATTAGGGCTTACTGCTCATTTGTTGTGGAGCACAGTCTTTGGGTCATAATGCCATTCATGACGGAGGGTTCATGTTTACACTTGATGAAGATTGCGTATCCTGAAGGTTTCGAGGAACCTGTTATTGCATCAATTTTAAAAGAAACACTCAAGGCTCTGGAGTACCTTCATAGGCAAGGACAGATCCATCGTGATATCAAG GCTGGTAACATCCTTATTGATAGTGCTGGTGTAGTGAAGCTTGGGGACTTTGGCGTTTCTGCTTGTATGTTTGATAGAGGTGATAGACAAAGATCTAGGAACACATTTGTTGGAACTCCATGCTG GATGGCTCCAGAAGTGCTCCAGCCTGGTACTGGATATAACTTCAA AGCCGATATATGGTCGTTTGGAATCACTGCACTTGAACTAGCGCATGGACATGCTCCATTTTCGAAGTACCCCCCTATGAAG GTTCTTCTCATGACTCTCCAGAATGCGCCACCTGGTCTTGACTATGACCGAGACAGAAGATTTTCGAAG GCATTTAAAGAGATGGTTGCGATGTGCTTGGTGAAAGATCAAACAAAGAGGCCGACGGCTGAGAAGTTGCTCAAACATTCATTTTTCAAAACTGCAAAACCTCCAGAATCGACAATGAAGGGTATGTTAACTGATCTACCTCCTCTATGGGAGCGTGTAAAGGCACTCCAG CTTAAAGACGCAGCACAATTGGCTTTGAAGAAAATGCCTTCTTCTGAGCAGGAGGCACTTTCCCTG AGTGAATACCAGCGAGGTGTTAGTGCGTGGCACTTTGATATTGAAGACCTCAAGGCTCAAGCATCACTA ATTTATGAGGATGAATCATCTGAAACAAAAGAGGACGATGTCGCTGCAAGAATCATTGAATCTGAAAAG AGTTTATATTCGAGGACCCCTTCAGGACAGTCGTCATCTGCAAATGAAAATACCTGCAG TGAAGAAACCTCTACGACGAATCCTGATTGTAGAAGGATGCCAAATGGACATGAAAATTCTAGATCAGAGAATGATTCATTGCCCTCTACATCAAAGGAACCAGAGTCGAAATATTGGAGAACTAATGTTGGACAGAAACAACAGACTTCTGGAGGTCCAGTTGAAGGTGGTGTTAATAGCTCAACAGCTGAAAGGAGCCATAATTTTGAAAG GGATGCAACTGCTGACAAACATGGAAGTGATACGAGAAGAGCCTCAAATCTTAGTGGTCCATTATCATTGCCAACTCGTGCCTCTGCAAACAGTTACTCAGCTCCTATACGGTCTTCAGGAG GATATGTAGACTCATTGGGAGATAAATCTAAACGTAGCGTGGTGCATATTAAAGGTCGCTTTTCTGTGACATCTGAGAACGTTGATCTTGCGAAG GTTCAGGAAATTCCATTGAGTAGCATCTCACGCAAATCACCACAG GGTATACAGCTAAGAAAATCCGCAAGTGTTGGTGATTGGATTGTCAATGCCAAACCAATG TCTAACAGTCATCATCTGAAGGAACTCTGCAATAGCTCGGTATCATCGTCTGTTCTCATTCCCCACCTTGAGAACCTCGTGCAACAGACTACGCTTCAGCAA GATCTGATCGTGAACCTACTAAGTAGCATGCAACAGAATGAGAAAGCTGACG gtgcacagTCTGGAACGGCGTCGCAAGTCCGAAATATGCAAAGTGAGACAGTG GTTGAAACATCTAATACTGAGAAAGAACGGTCATTACTTGTTAAAATTTCAGAGCTGCAGTCTAG AATGATTACTTTGACTGACGAACTGATTTCAGCCAAGCAAAAACATGTTCAG TTGCAGCAAGAGCTTAATGCGTTATACTGTCGAGAAGAAATAGAAGACATTAGGGACGAGGACAATGAAGAAACATAG
- the LOC123124376 gene encoding serine/threonine-protein kinase 4 homolog B isoform X1 — MGRNGSIKRGAAAAAPPSFTVNPADYRLMEEVGYGAHAVVYRALFLPRNQTVAVKCLDLDQLNNNIDEVQREAQIMSLIDHPNVIRAYCSFVVEHSLWVIMPFMTEGSCLHLMKIAYPEGFEEPVIASILKETLKALEYLHRQGQIHRDIKAGNILIDSAGVVKLGDFGVSACMFDRGDRQRSRNTFVGTPCWMAPEVLQPGTGYNFKADIWSFGITALELAHGHAPFSKYPPMKVLLMTLQNAPPGLDYDRDRRFSKAFKEMVAMCLVKDQTKRPTAEKLLKHSFFKTAKPPESTMKGMLTDLPPLWERVKALQLKDAAQLALKKMPSSEQEALSLSEYQRGVSAWHFDIEDLKAQASLVKFTVFFLLNFHYTLIALLLSYLSFQIYEDESSETKEDDVAARIIESEKSLYSRTPSGQSSSANENTCSEETSTTNPDCRRMPNGHENSRSENDSLPSTSKEPESKYWRTNVGQKQQTSGGPVEGGVNSSTAERSHNFERDATADKHGSDTRRASNLSGPLSLPTRASANSYSAPIRSSGGYVDSLGDKSKRSVVHIKGRFSVTSENVDLAKVQEIPLSSISRKSPQGIQLRKSASVGDWIVNAKPMSNSHHLKELCNSSVSSSVLIPHLENLVQQTTLQQDLIVNLLSSMQQNEKADGAQSGTASQVRNMQSETVVETSNTEKERSLLVKISELQSRMITLTDELISAKQKHVQLQQELNALYCREEIEDIRDEDNEET, encoded by the exons ATGGGCAGGAACGGAAGCATCAAGCGGGGCGCGGCCGCCGCGGCGCCTCCGTCGTTCACAGTGAACCCGGCCGACTACCGGCTCATGGAGGAGGTGGGCTACGGCGCGCACGCCGTCGTGTACCGCGCGCTCTTCCTCCCCAGGAACCAGACCGTTGCCGTCAAGTGCCTGGATCTCGACCAGCTCAACAACAACATC GATGAAGTACAAAGGGAGGCTCAAATAATGAGCTTGATCGATCACCCTAATGTCATTAGGGCTTACTGCTCATTTGTTGTGGAGCACAGTCTTTGGGTCATAATGCCATTCATGACGGAGGGTTCATGTTTACACTTGATGAAGATTGCGTATCCTGAAGGTTTCGAGGAACCTGTTATTGCATCAATTTTAAAAGAAACACTCAAGGCTCTGGAGTACCTTCATAGGCAAGGACAGATCCATCGTGATATCAAG GCTGGTAACATCCTTATTGATAGTGCTGGTGTAGTGAAGCTTGGGGACTTTGGCGTTTCTGCTTGTATGTTTGATAGAGGTGATAGACAAAGATCTAGGAACACATTTGTTGGAACTCCATGCTG GATGGCTCCAGAAGTGCTCCAGCCTGGTACTGGATATAACTTCAA AGCCGATATATGGTCGTTTGGAATCACTGCACTTGAACTAGCGCATGGACATGCTCCATTTTCGAAGTACCCCCCTATGAAG GTTCTTCTCATGACTCTCCAGAATGCGCCACCTGGTCTTGACTATGACCGAGACAGAAGATTTTCGAAG GCATTTAAAGAGATGGTTGCGATGTGCTTGGTGAAAGATCAAACAAAGAGGCCGACGGCTGAGAAGTTGCTCAAACATTCATTTTTCAAAACTGCAAAACCTCCAGAATCGACAATGAAGGGTATGTTAACTGATCTACCTCCTCTATGGGAGCGTGTAAAGGCACTCCAG CTTAAAGACGCAGCACAATTGGCTTTGAAGAAAATGCCTTCTTCTGAGCAGGAGGCACTTTCCCTG AGTGAATACCAGCGAGGTGTTAGTGCGTGGCACTTTGATATTGAAGACCTCAAGGCTCAAGCATCACTAGTAAAGTTTACTGTTTTCTTTTTGCTTAACTTCCATTATACCTTAATTGCCTTATTATTAAGCTATCTAAGTTTCCAGATTTATGAGGATGAATCATCTGAAACAAAAGAGGACGATGTCGCTGCAAGAATCATTGAATCTGAAAAG AGTTTATATTCGAGGACCCCTTCAGGACAGTCGTCATCTGCAAATGAAAATACCTGCAG TGAAGAAACCTCTACGACGAATCCTGATTGTAGAAGGATGCCAAATGGACATGAAAATTCTAGATCAGAGAATGATTCATTGCCCTCTACATCAAAGGAACCAGAGTCGAAATATTGGAGAACTAATGTTGGACAGAAACAACAGACTTCTGGAGGTCCAGTTGAAGGTGGTGTTAATAGCTCAACAGCTGAAAGGAGCCATAATTTTGAAAG GGATGCAACTGCTGACAAACATGGAAGTGATACGAGAAGAGCCTCAAATCTTAGTGGTCCATTATCATTGCCAACTCGTGCCTCTGCAAACAGTTACTCAGCTCCTATACGGTCTTCAGGAG GATATGTAGACTCATTGGGAGATAAATCTAAACGTAGCGTGGTGCATATTAAAGGTCGCTTTTCTGTGACATCTGAGAACGTTGATCTTGCGAAG GTTCAGGAAATTCCATTGAGTAGCATCTCACGCAAATCACCACAG GGTATACAGCTAAGAAAATCCGCAAGTGTTGGTGATTGGATTGTCAATGCCAAACCAATG TCTAACAGTCATCATCTGAAGGAACTCTGCAATAGCTCGGTATCATCGTCTGTTCTCATTCCCCACCTTGAGAACCTCGTGCAACAGACTACGCTTCAGCAA GATCTGATCGTGAACCTACTAAGTAGCATGCAACAGAATGAGAAAGCTGACG gtgcacagTCTGGAACGGCGTCGCAAGTCCGAAATATGCAAAGTGAGACAGTG GTTGAAACATCTAATACTGAGAAAGAACGGTCATTACTTGTTAAAATTTCAGAGCTGCAGTCTAG AATGATTACTTTGACTGACGAACTGATTTCAGCCAAGCAAAAACATGTTCAG TTGCAGCAAGAGCTTAATGCGTTATACTGTCGAGAAGAAATAGAAGACATTAGGGACGAGGACAATGAAGAAACATAG
- the LOC123091423 gene encoding uncharacterized protein yields the protein MPHGRRHSSHLFLESPPLPVCSTPGRRDRPKSSPSASPPRFGAATRSLKYASASSECKVCLCLLGSQDDGWEEQEWNLQVVRWTQRSCRVRGAAGVVRRMVMGPEERSTTTAMRRVVCYRLTKDVALGNA from the exons ATGCCGCACGGGCGCCGCCACTCCTCGCACCTCTTCTTGGAATCCCCTCCCCTCCCCGTATGTTCCACCCCGGGGCGACGCGACCGACCAAAATCCAGCCCTTCCGCTTCCCCACCGCGCTTCGGAGCGGCGACTCGCTCCCTCAAATACGCTTCTGCCAGCTCAGAGTGCAAGGTCTGTCTCTGTCTCTTGGGGAGCCAGGATGATGGGTGGGAGGAGCAGGAGTGGAACCTACAGGTGGTGAGGTGGACGCAGCGGTCATGCCGGGTGAGAGGAGCGGCCGGGGTCGTCAGGCGGATGGTGATGGGGCCGGAGGAGCGCAGCACGACCACGGCTATGCGGCGTGTTGTGTGCTACAG ATTGACGAAGGATGTTGCATTAGGGAATGCATGA